The segment TCAAATCTCTCGCCTACATTTAAATTTTGTGTAAATACCACTTCTTTCCCATTTACACTAGCGATTTTTAAGGGATAAATAGCGTTTAATATATCGCTTGTTATCTTATCAGCGATTTTTTTATAGGCTTCTTCATTTGATTTTAGATCATCTTTTACGCTTACACTCATTGTAAGAGTATTGCTATATTTTACCTCCCTAGTGGCAAATAAAATCACTTGATAATCCACTGCAAATTCCGCTTTTGTGATATTTTGGCCAGTTAGATTACTATGTTTTGTTCTAGCTTGTGCGGCCTTAATATCAAAAATCATAAGATAATCACTACCAAGAACATTTTTAAGCTTATATATTTCATCGCTATTAGCATTGCTACTTTTAATCAAAGCCTTTTCCATCTCATAGTATCCACCATTATCTCTATCTAGAATATTAAATTTTCTTGATTTAGTTAGATTTGTGATTATATGAGTTTTTAGGTTTTCGCCAAGCCCTCTAGTATCTCCATCACTAGCGTTAAATACCGCTAAGCTTCTTCTTTGCTTATTATCTAAGCCTGGGGCTTTATAGCTTTTGGTAGTTTTTGAGTTTTTTATCTCTACTACTGCTACCCACTTGCCTGTGCTATCTTGATTAGTGCTGATAATCTCATAGCTATCGGCTCTGCCTTTTGTGGCTTTGCTGATATCATTTAGGTAGGTATCTACGATATTTGAGCCACTATTATCGCTTATCGCTTGTGTGTTTGATTTTTTTATAGAGTTTATATTTACACCGCTAATTTTACCGACAGCTTCAACTATTGCGTTATTTATAGCCTCTTCTCTTGTAAGGCCATGCCCTTCTCCCGTAGCTGTTTTGGTGCTAGTGTGAGTTACCACCTCAGCATTTAAAGCGCAAGCCAAAAAAGCAAATATAAATAGATATTTTTTCATACTCTATCCTAGAAATCATCTATCGTATTTACCACTTTTGAGCTTCTTTGAGTAGCCTTAGCCGGTGTAGCGGAATTTGAAGTAGCATTTGAGCCCTTTTTATCTGATATGGCGTTTGTGATATTTAGATAATTAGCATAAGAGTAGTATCTCACTACACCTACATATTCCACGCCATTTTCATCGGTATAATCCCATCTTTTTAGCGTTTGTATCCCACGGATTTGACCTGAAGCTTTTGCTTGTATGGTTTTAGAGACTCTATCTATCATATTTTCTAATGTCTCTTCTTGAATTTGCGTATCACCTGAAAGAATATTTTTTGTCTCTTTTATATTTTGGTTTATTGCCTCGCCTGTCTCTTTCTCATCGCTAAATGATACGCTAGTATTGATAAACTCTATTATAGCCGCATCAGCTTGTGCTGCGGCGGTATC is part of the Campylobacter lanienae NCTC 13004 genome and harbors:
- a CDS encoding CsgG/HfaB family protein, translating into MKKYLFIFAFLACALNAEVVTHTSTKTATGEGHGLTREEAINNAIVEAVGKISGVNINSIKKSNTQAISDNSGSNIVDTYLNDISKATKGRADSYEIISTNQDSTGKWVAVVEIKNSKTTKSYKAPGLDNKQRRSLAVFNASDGDTRGLGENLKTHIITNLTKSRKFNILDRDNGGYYEMEKALIKSSNANSDEIYKLKNVLGSDYLMIFDIKAAQARTKHSNLTGQNITKAEFAVDYQVILFATREVKYSNTLTMSVSVKDDLKSNEEAYKKIADKITSDILNAIYPLKIASVNGKEVVFTQNLNVGERFECFSQGKALKDSYTKQSTNDMRVESKVGEVEITRADPKLSYAKIIDGQMKEGYICRPLGGGSGSGYSEGRDTNYQLNDGGGVNLGF